GAAGGGTTTGGTGCCATGAATCAAGAAGTGGCCACGCCGACCAGCGATCTGGGGTCGTGGCTTAGAGAGCGTTTGCAGCAGCCCATGCCTCCCGAGGAGGTGCGGGCGCGTTTTGCGCCGTCGCTCAGCTACGGCCGGCATTTTGGCCCGCCGGCGCACGATGCGCGCCATGCGGCCGTGCTCATTCTCTTCTATGCGCATGACAATCGCTGGTTTGTCCCTTTCACCATGCGCCCTGAGACGATGCTGGCCCATGCCGGGCAGATCAGTTTCCCGGGCGGCATGGTCGAGCCGGGCGAGACGAGCGCCGACGCCGCCGCGCGTGAGCTGGAGGAGGAAATTGGCGTGCCCGCCTCGGCCGTTGGAATTCTTGGCTGCCTGTCGCCGTTGAATGTATTCGTCAGTAATTATTTGGTGGTTCCTTGGGTGGCCGTGGCGAGAGGGCCCATCACGTTTCGTCCCTGCC
This genomic stretch from Pirellulales bacterium harbors:
- a CDS encoding CoA pyrophosphatase, coding for MNQEVATPTSDLGSWLRERLQQPMPPEEVRARFAPSLSYGRHFGPPAHDARHAAVLILFYAHDNRWFVPFTMRPETMLAHAGQISFPGGMVEPGETSADAAARELEEEIGVPASAVGILGCLSPLNVFVSNYLVVPWVAVARGPITFRPCQREVAEVLEMPLTHLLDAGNYGVHPYRRGELEFSAPHVAWGNYRVWGATCIILAELVAILAELPRGALEPTTGLSAPPGDV